From Pandoraea norimbergensis, the proteins below share one genomic window:
- a CDS encoding ferritin family protein, producing MNEMLYPELYKSLEAVRWNMEKDIPWDKFDASQLTDDQARTIKMNAITEWAALPATEMFLRDNRDDSDFSAFMSVWFFEEQKHSLVLMEYLRRFRPDLVPSEAELHAVRFPFDPAPPLETLMLHFCGEIRLNHWYRRAAEWHTEPVIKAIYEIISRDEARHGGAYLRYMKKALTSFGDNARAAFAKIGVLMASARRTEKPLHPTNLHVNKDLFPNDTVQSRLPEPEWLEHWLDEQIKFDDSWEKKVVERILHNMSLLFERTFATATDLNRYRKEITSRLAAVATPAAPAVATPS from the coding sequence ATGAACGAAATGCTGTATCCCGAACTGTACAAGTCGCTGGAAGCAGTGCGTTGGAACATGGAAAAGGACATTCCGTGGGACAAGTTCGACGCGAGCCAACTCACCGACGATCAGGCGCGCACCATCAAGATGAATGCCATCACGGAATGGGCGGCGCTGCCGGCTACCGAGATGTTCCTGCGCGACAATCGCGACGATAGCGATTTCTCCGCCTTCATGAGCGTGTGGTTCTTCGAAGAGCAGAAGCACTCGCTGGTGCTCATGGAATACCTGCGTCGTTTCCGCCCGGACCTCGTGCCGAGCGAAGCCGAGCTGCACGCCGTGCGCTTCCCGTTCGACCCGGCACCGCCGCTCGAAACGCTGATGCTGCACTTCTGCGGCGAAATTCGCCTGAACCACTGGTATCGCCGTGCTGCCGAATGGCACACCGAGCCGGTGATCAAGGCCATCTACGAAATCATCTCGCGTGACGAAGCCCGTCATGGCGGCGCGTACCTGCGCTACATGAAGAAGGCACTGACGAGCTTTGGCGATAACGCACGTGCCGCGTTCGCCAAGATCGGCGTGCTGATGGCTTCGGCGCGCCGCACCGAAAAGCCGTTGCACCCGACCAACCTCCACGTGAACAAAGACCTGTTCCCGAACGACACGGTGCAATCGCGCCTGCCGGAACCGGAATGGCTTGAGCACTGGCTCGACGAACAGATCAAGTTCGACGACAGCTGGGAAAAGAAGGTCGTCGAGCGCATTTTGCACAACATGTCGCTGCTGTTCGAGCGCACGTTTGCGACGGCAACGGACCTGAACCGCTATCGCAAGGAAATCACTTCGCGTCTGGCGGCAGTGGCGACGCCGGCAGCACCGGCGGTTGCGACACCGTCGTAA
- the rfaE2 gene encoding D-glycero-beta-D-manno-heptose 1-phosphate adenylyltransferase, which produces MQLAQAPDFEAKVLTRDALVALAPRLPRPLVFTNGVFDILHRGHVTYLAQARALGACLIVAVNTDVSVRTLGKGDDRPINNENDRAALLAALQSVDYVVTFGESTPEALIAAVRPDILVKGGDYDMDKLPESALVRGWGGKAVAIPFEHQRSTTALLKKVRQS; this is translated from the coding sequence ATGCAACTCGCTCAAGCTCCCGATTTCGAGGCCAAAGTCCTCACGCGTGATGCCCTCGTGGCACTCGCCCCCCGACTGCCGCGTCCGCTGGTATTCACCAACGGCGTGTTCGACATCCTGCATCGTGGTCACGTCACCTATCTCGCGCAAGCGCGGGCTCTGGGTGCCTGCCTGATCGTTGCCGTCAATACCGACGTGTCCGTGCGCACCCTCGGCAAGGGCGACGACCGCCCCATCAACAACGAAAACGACCGCGCGGCGCTGCTCGCGGCGTTGCAAAGCGTCGACTATGTGGTGACGTTCGGTGAATCGACGCCTGAAGCCCTGATCGCCGCCGTGCGCCCCGACATTCTCGTCAAGGGCGGCGACTACGACATGGACAAGCTGCCCGAATCGGCGCTCGTGCGCGGCTGGGGCGGCAAGGCGGTGGCCATTCCGTTCGAACATCAACGCTCGACGACGGCACTGCTCAAGAAGGTTCGGCAATCATGA
- a CDS encoding asparaginase, with translation MSLAPLVEVTRGANGIDTVECVHYGAVAVVDATGQLRYAAGDPSFLTFSRSTLKPFQALPFVEGDGVAHFGLTQSELALLCASHSGEAFHVEGVKSLLDKAGCDEHHLQCGCHTPTFYSATGKRAPADLKPTALHHNCSGKHAGFLAYCAQHGLPLETYLDPAHPLQKAIRARVGDVVGVSGDALPLGIDGCSAPNYALPLEKLAAAYAKLSASDDAALSTLFAAMTQQPQMVSGTARNDLAFMQMAPGDWVAKIGADGVQTIGVRSAGLGIAIKVVDGNMRALYTAAVAVLKALGLVDTPENTGLAPWVEPTIKNARGIQTGVVRPVVQLKRVG, from the coding sequence ATGAGTTTGGCACCGCTGGTAGAAGTCACGCGCGGCGCGAACGGCATCGATACGGTCGAATGCGTTCACTACGGCGCCGTCGCCGTGGTCGATGCGACGGGCCAGTTGCGCTACGCGGCAGGCGATCCGTCGTTTCTCACCTTCTCCCGTTCGACGCTCAAGCCGTTTCAGGCGCTGCCGTTCGTGGAAGGTGATGGCGTGGCGCATTTCGGGTTGACGCAGTCCGAGCTGGCGTTGCTGTGCGCGAGTCACTCGGGCGAGGCGTTCCACGTTGAAGGTGTCAAAAGCCTGCTCGACAAGGCCGGTTGCGATGAACACCATCTGCAATGTGGCTGCCACACGCCGACGTTCTATTCCGCCACGGGCAAGCGAGCGCCGGCCGATCTGAAGCCGACGGCGTTGCATCACAACTGTTCCGGCAAGCATGCCGGGTTTCTGGCGTATTGCGCGCAGCATGGCTTGCCGCTGGAGACGTATCTCGATCCTGCACACCCGTTGCAGAAGGCGATTCGGGCGCGTGTGGGCGATGTGGTCGGTGTGTCGGGCGACGCGTTGCCGCTGGGCATCGACGGCTGCTCTGCACCGAACTACGCGTTGCCGCTTGAGAAGTTGGCCGCAGCCTACGCCAAGTTGTCTGCAAGCGACGATGCGGCGTTGTCGACGTTGTTCGCGGCGATGACGCAGCAACCGCAGATGGTGTCGGGCACGGCCCGCAACGATCTGGCATTCATGCAGATGGCACCGGGTGACTGGGTCGCGAAGATCGGCGCGGATGGCGTGCAGACCATCGGTGTGCGCTCAGCCGGTCTGGGCATTGCCATCAAGGTGGTTGATGGCAACATGCGTGCGCTTTACACCGCAGCGGTCGCGGTGCTCAAGGCGCTTGGGCTGGTCGATACGCCGGAAAACACCGGCCTTGCGCCGTGGGTCGAGCCGACCATCAAGAACGCGCGCGGTATCCAGACGGGCGTTGTGCGTCCGGTGGTGCAGCTCAAGCGCGTGGGTTGA
- a CDS encoding type III pantothenate kinase, which translates to MQTPSPTPTGTLAKAPWLLVDAGNSRIKWALAPAERPDDWRAASPAFLASGAVDHAEWRTLATQIRAGWSALAGGTSGRPSASPSDAPHFALNTAPLAIGQGGQDDGFICPEPAGVWLTNVAGDAAEQAVRMTLQTLWGMASSDWLQVLHASETRAGVRNGYDTPTQLGSDRWASLIGAHAAWPGEHLLIVTLGTATTVEALRADGDYLGGLIAPGPALMLRSLAQGTAQLPTLDATMPSGGQDFARNTADAILRGCLAAQAGLVERNHAQLQARLGAPVRCVLSGGARQALAQTLTLPFTDHDQLVPAGLYEVAIRAAAEAALLAGSAHSPANVTPQDSRENRHAPGGA; encoded by the coding sequence ATGCAGACACCTTCGCCGACGCCCACAGGCACCTTGGCGAAGGCACCGTGGCTGCTGGTCGACGCCGGTAATAGCCGGATCAAGTGGGCGCTCGCGCCTGCGGAGCGTCCGGACGACTGGCGGGCGGCCTCGCCGGCGTTTCTCGCCAGCGGTGCCGTCGATCATGCGGAATGGCGCACGCTCGCCACGCAGATTCGCGCTGGCTGGTCGGCATTGGCGGGGGGCACATCGGGCCGCCCATCTGCCAGCCCTTCGGACGCCCCTCACTTCGCTCTCAACACGGCCCCGCTCGCCATCGGTCAGGGCGGGCAGGACGATGGCTTCATCTGCCCGGAACCCGCTGGCGTGTGGCTGACCAATGTCGCTGGCGACGCGGCCGAACAGGCCGTGCGCATGACACTGCAAACACTCTGGGGAATGGCGTCGTCAGACTGGCTACAGGTCTTGCACGCGAGCGAAACGCGCGCCGGGGTGCGAAATGGTTACGACACGCCGACGCAATTGGGTAGTGACCGCTGGGCCAGTCTGATCGGCGCGCACGCCGCGTGGCCGGGGGAACATCTGCTGATCGTCACGTTGGGCACGGCAACGACGGTCGAAGCCTTGCGCGCCGACGGCGACTATCTCGGCGGCCTGATTGCCCCGGGACCGGCGCTGATGCTGCGCTCGCTCGCACAGGGCACCGCCCAGTTGCCGACGCTGGACGCGACTATGCCGAGTGGTGGACAAGACTTCGCCCGCAACACGGCCGACGCGATTCTGCGCGGATGCCTTGCTGCGCAAGCCGGACTCGTCGAACGCAATCACGCGCAACTGCAAGCCCGACTCGGCGCCCCAGTACGGTGTGTGCTGTCGGGCGGCGCACGTCAGGCACTGGCGCAAACACTCACCCTGCCGTTCACCGATCACGATCAACTCGTGCCTGCGGGGTTGTACGAGGTCGCGATTCGCGCGGCGGCCGAGGCAGCGTTGCTCGCAGGTTCGGCGCATTCACCGGCCAATGTGACCCCACAAGATTCGCGCGAAAACCGACACGCGCCGGGAGGTGCCTGA
- a CDS encoding biotin--[acetyl-CoA-carboxylase] ligase yields MNKAAIHATDTASRRLDRDGVRARLGAACRDWQIEVVETTGSTNLDLLSRLREDASCAPVVRAAMVQTAGRGQRGRAWQSLPGDSLTFSLAYVLPGGPAELAGLSLATGVAVVEGLSDLPLSAPQALGLKWPNDVLLRGGKLAGILIETVPAGPGRIGVVIGIGVNLRQAGDVAARIDGASATSDDKTGAASSNSAASTAFPAAIPAIPAIPATPPAALESILPAPDMTSVLAALIRRLAAMLERFGEQGFGAFREDWEAMHAYSGASIRVIEHGRDLLHGVALGVDTYGRLRVATDDGERAIASGEVSVRLMSASANANANTDTDTDASSASRGSRR; encoded by the coding sequence ATGAATAAAGCCGCCATCCACGCCACCGACACTGCCAGCCGTCGCCTTGATCGGGACGGCGTACGAGCGCGCCTTGGCGCGGCCTGTCGCGACTGGCAAATCGAAGTGGTCGAGACCACCGGCTCGACCAATCTGGACCTGCTCTCACGCCTGCGCGAAGACGCCTCGTGCGCCCCGGTGGTGCGCGCCGCCATGGTCCAGACGGCCGGGCGCGGTCAGCGCGGGCGCGCATGGCAGAGCTTGCCCGGGGACAGCCTGACGTTCTCACTCGCCTATGTCTTGCCGGGCGGCCCCGCTGAATTGGCCGGTCTGTCGCTGGCGACAGGTGTCGCCGTTGTCGAGGGCTTGTCGGACTTGCCGTTGTCGGCGCCGCAGGCGCTCGGCCTGAAGTGGCCCAACGACGTACTGCTTCGCGGCGGCAAACTCGCCGGCATTCTGATTGAGACCGTGCCCGCCGGCCCGGGACGCATCGGTGTCGTCATCGGCATCGGCGTCAATCTGCGCCAGGCAGGCGACGTCGCCGCGCGCATCGATGGCGCCTCGGCCACGTCGGATGACAAGACCGGCGCCGCGTCTAGCAATTCGGCGGCTTCAACGGCCTTCCCTGCTGCCATCCCCGCCATTCCTGCCATCCCTGCAACACCTCCCGCAGCCCTCGAATCGATTCTCCCGGCCCCCGACATGACGTCGGTGCTTGCCGCGCTGATTCGGCGGCTGGCCGCCATGCTCGAGCGTTTCGGCGAACAGGGGTTTGGTGCTTTCCGTGAAGACTGGGAGGCCATGCACGCGTACAGCGGCGCATCGATTCGGGTCATCGAACACGGTCGCGACCTGCTGCACGGCGTTGCGCTCGGCGTCGATACCTACGGCCGCCTGCGCGTGGCAACCGATGACGGCGAACGCGCCATCGCCAGTGGCGAGGTCTCCGTGCGACTCATGAGCGCTTCTGCCAATGCCAATGCCAATACCGATACCGATACCGACGCATCGTCAGCCTCGCGAGGAAGCCGCCGATGA
- a CDS encoding MlaE family ABC transporter permease, protein MNLDAVPTLELSPSPQGPVVMLRGLWTALALSQRKKMLLQLVHALPSGELAWDLTCVERLDHVGAQALWRYWNRRFPKQIALTPTQRALFDHLAEFDRTRQSPVPTRYVDPVSRLGYSLFSLGDHLRGGISMFGRFVIDLGRVVRHPMRAPWLEMSANIYSAGAKALGITALVAFLIGIVLSYLSAQQLKLYGASTFIVNILGLSVIRELGPVLSAILVAGRSGSAITAQLGVMRVTEELDAMRVMDISHSLRLILPKVIALAIAMPLLVMWTNVVALLGGALAAKYELGIGLHYFFTTLPNAVRIANLWIGLGKGVVFGMLIALVACHFGMRVKPNTQSLGEGTTQSVVTSITVVILADAVFAILFRNVGIG, encoded by the coding sequence TTGAATCTCGATGCCGTGCCCACCCTGGAGCTGTCCCCCTCGCCGCAAGGCCCGGTGGTGATGCTGCGCGGGCTGTGGACAGCGCTTGCGCTCTCACAGCGCAAGAAGATGTTGCTTCAACTCGTCCATGCGCTGCCCAGTGGCGAACTCGCATGGGATCTCACCTGCGTCGAGCGCCTCGATCACGTGGGGGCACAGGCATTGTGGCGGTACTGGAATCGCCGCTTCCCCAAGCAGATCGCGCTCACGCCGACGCAGCGCGCGCTTTTCGACCACCTTGCCGAGTTCGACCGTACGCGGCAGAGCCCCGTGCCGACGCGCTACGTCGATCCGGTCAGCCGGCTCGGTTATTCGCTGTTTTCGCTCGGCGATCACCTGCGCGGCGGAATTTCGATGTTCGGCCGGTTCGTCATCGACCTCGGACGCGTGGTGCGGCACCCGATGCGCGCCCCGTGGCTTGAGATGTCCGCCAATATCTACAGCGCCGGCGCCAAGGCGCTGGGCATTACGGCACTGGTGGCGTTCCTGATCGGTATCGTGCTGTCGTACCTCTCGGCGCAACAACTCAAGCTATACGGCGCGAGCACGTTCATCGTGAACATTCTCGGCCTGTCGGTGATTCGTGAGTTGGGGCCGGTGCTCTCGGCCATTCTGGTGGCGGGGCGCTCGGGCTCGGCGATTACGGCGCAACTCGGCGTCATGCGCGTGACCGAAGAACTCGATGCGATGCGCGTGATGGACATCTCGCACAGCCTTCGCCTCATCTTGCCCAAGGTCATTGCACTGGCGATTGCGATGCCGTTGCTGGTCATGTGGACGAACGTTGTTGCGCTGCTCGGCGGTGCGCTGGCCGCCAAGTACGAACTCGGGATCGGCCTGCATTATTTCTTCACGACGCTGCCCAATGCTGTGCGCATCGCCAACCTCTGGATCGGTCTTGGCAAGGGCGTGGTGTTCGGTATGCTGATCGCGCTGGTTGCGTGTCACTTCGGCATGCGCGTCAAACCGAATACGCAGAGTCTGGGCGAGGGCACGACACAGTCGGTGGTGACATCGATCACGGTGGTGATTCTGGCCGATGCAGTGTTCGCGATTCTGTTCCGCAACGTGGGGATTGGCTGA
- a CDS encoding ABC transporter ATP-binding protein yields the protein MSESTTHDLSKAPGARTTELSDVARPGAAGCPPVAATLAGDAEPVIEVRDLTKRYGTHTIHEHLDLTVRQSEIIALVGGSGSGKTTLIRQIIGLEAPTSGHISVFGHDITMIDRRTAHLLRRRSGMLFQRGALFSAMTVFDNIAQPLRELHTLSEDLIRDVVMYKLEMAGLSGRMANRMPSELSGGMIKRVGIARAIALEPELLFLDEPTAGLDPQASDEFVDMIRGLHRSLGLTVVMVTHDLDTVMMLATRVAVLADRKVLINAPVEDVVRVDHPFIHSFFLGERGRRALLALPAARRHKISELLDDGK from the coding sequence ATGAGCGAGTCCACGACCCACGATCTCTCGAAGGCACCGGGCGCCCGCACGACTGAACTGTCCGATGTGGCACGCCCCGGCGCGGCTGGCTGCCCGCCGGTCGCTGCGACATTGGCGGGCGATGCAGAGCCTGTCATCGAAGTGCGCGATCTCACGAAGCGCTATGGCACGCACACGATCCACGAGCATCTCGATCTGACCGTGCGCCAAAGCGAGATCATCGCGCTGGTGGGTGGTTCAGGGTCGGGGAAAACGACGCTGATCCGCCAGATCATCGGGCTGGAAGCGCCGACCAGCGGTCATATCAGTGTCTTCGGTCACGACATCACGATGATCGACCGGCGCACGGCGCATTTGCTGCGCCGTCGTTCGGGCATGCTGTTCCAGCGTGGTGCCCTGTTCTCGGCGATGACGGTGTTCGACAACATCGCGCAGCCGCTGCGTGAACTGCATACGCTATCGGAAGATCTGATCCGCGATGTGGTGATGTACAAGCTCGAGATGGCCGGCTTGTCCGGGCGCATGGCGAATCGGATGCCGTCGGAGTTATCGGGCGGGATGATCAAGCGCGTAGGTATCGCACGCGCCATTGCACTGGAGCCCGAGTTGCTGTTTCTCGACGAGCCGACGGCTGGGCTCGATCCGCAGGCGTCGGACGAATTCGTCGACATGATTCGTGGCCTGCACCGCTCACTGGGCTTGACCGTGGTGATGGTCACGCACGATCTCGATACGGTGATGATGCTCGCGACACGAGTGGCCGTGCTGGCCGATCGCAAGGTGCTCATCAATGCGCCTGTCGAAGACGTGGTGCGCGTCGATCACCCCTTCATTCACAGCTTCTTCCTCGGTGAGCGCGGCAGACGCGCGTTGCTGGCCTTGCCCGCTGCGCGGCGTCACAAGATTTCGGAGTTACTCGACGATGGAAAATAA
- a CDS encoding MlaD family protein encodes MENKSHAFMAGLFTLVLLTAVAAAVYWFNRDNRVRVPYDLVSRTNVNGLNPESAVRYRGLAVGKVDSIKFDPRTPGQILIRILVNEGTPMTKSTYATLSYQGVTGLAFVQLDDDGRDRTLLPSSETQVAQLRLRPSFIDELQNRGNTLVRQLEQASSSVNQLLSADNRQAVIDSVNSVKMAAQSVNRVAQQLEPVTKQLPETVRELNGTLAGANKLAGQLTDPQGPLVRNLDSVGRAADQAASSLAAFQATTQTFEGSLQQEALPRLNTLSDDLRTTTQAVGQAAETINRNPRALLFGTSPPPPGPGESGFAWPSGAGR; translated from the coding sequence ATGGAAAATAAATCGCACGCCTTCATGGCGGGCCTGTTCACGCTGGTATTGCTGACGGCGGTCGCGGCGGCCGTGTACTGGTTCAATCGCGACAATCGTGTACGCGTGCCTTACGACCTGGTCTCCCGCACAAACGTGAACGGCCTGAATCCCGAGTCTGCCGTGCGCTACCGCGGTCTGGCCGTGGGCAAGGTCGATTCGATCAAGTTCGATCCGCGCACGCCGGGGCAGATCCTGATTCGCATTCTTGTGAACGAGGGCACGCCGATGACCAAGTCGACGTACGCCACGCTGAGTTATCAGGGCGTGACGGGGCTCGCTTTCGTGCAACTCGACGACGATGGCCGTGACCGCACGTTGCTGCCGTCTTCGGAAACTCAGGTCGCGCAGTTGCGCCTGCGTCCGAGCTTTATCGACGAATTGCAGAATCGCGGCAACACCCTCGTGCGTCAGCTTGAGCAGGCGAGTTCGTCGGTCAATCAATTGCTGTCTGCCGATAATCGTCAGGCTGTGATCGACTCGGTCAACAGTGTGAAGATGGCCGCGCAGAGTGTGAATCGCGTTGCGCAACAACTGGAACCGGTGACCAAGCAACTGCCCGAGACCGTGCGTGAGCTCAACGGTACGCTTGCCGGCGCGAACAAGCTGGCCGGTCAATTGACCGACCCGCAGGGCCCGCTGGTGCGTAATCTCGATAGCGTGGGACGTGCGGCCGATCAGGCGGCGTCGAGTCTCGCCGCATTCCAGGCGACGACGCAGACCTTCGAGGGCTCGCTGCAACAAGAGGCGCTGCCACGGTTGAATACGCTGTCCGATGATCTGCGCACGACAACGCAGGCCGTGGGGCAAGCCGCTGAGACGATCAATCGCAATCCGCGTGCACTGCTCTTCGGCACGTCGCCGCCGCCGCCCGGACCGGGTGAGTCGGGCTTTGCGTGGCCCAGCGGAGCGGGCCGATGA
- a CDS encoding ABC-type transport auxiliary lipoprotein family protein, with the protein MFESIRGALRALLIAAGTAALVAGCATSTPSGALARYDLGPPTMPAAASASAASAASGASTGTPDIANTANAAALGASGAARLSPLKVVVNAPNWLDSDLIYYRLPASDGDQARVYANSRWLASPARLFGDRLRVALAVDRPVLAAGDPTAAPALRVELDEFAQYFDSASTSHGVVQIRATLFDGPKLLAQTTLRAQAPAATADAAGGTRALAAASDAVQTQLIQWLAGRVPAPSTTTRSAPTSHAVPATAPRSDAAPGISSPSSSPLAAATR; encoded by the coding sequence ATGTTTGAATCCATTCGCGGCGCTCTGCGCGCGCTGCTGATTGCCGCAGGGACGGCAGCGCTCGTGGCCGGGTGTGCAACGAGTACACCGTCTGGCGCATTGGCTCGCTACGATCTTGGTCCGCCGACGATGCCAGCGGCGGCATCGGCATCAGCGGCATCAGCGGCATCCGGGGCTTCCACGGGGACGCCCGACATCGCCAACACGGCAAATGCCGCTGCATTGGGTGCATCGGGTGCCGCGCGCCTTTCGCCGCTCAAGGTCGTCGTCAACGCGCCGAACTGGCTGGACTCCGATCTGATCTATTACCGCTTGCCGGCCAGCGATGGCGATCAGGCACGTGTCTACGCCAACAGCCGTTGGCTCGCGTCACCGGCCCGGTTGTTCGGTGACCGGTTGCGTGTCGCGCTCGCGGTCGACCGGCCGGTGCTGGCCGCAGGCGATCCGACGGCGGCGCCTGCGTTGCGTGTCGAACTCGACGAATTCGCGCAGTACTTCGACAGTGCGTCGACCAGCCACGGTGTGGTGCAGATTCGCGCGACGTTGTTCGACGGGCCGAAACTGCTGGCGCAAACGACGCTGCGTGCGCAAGCACCTGCGGCTACGGCCGATGCGGCAGGCGGCACGCGCGCACTGGCGGCCGCGAGCGACGCGGTGCAGACGCAACTGATTCAGTGGCTGGCTGGCCGCGTGCCGGCGCCATCGACCACGACGCGATCGGCACCGACGTCGCACGCGGTTCCCGCCACCGCACCGCGATCGGATGCCGCGCCGGGCATTTCGTCTCCATCGTCGTCGCCGTTGGCGGCGGCCACCCGCTAG
- a CDS encoding VanZ family protein — translation MPEPDIKPWQRRASPLTRQALLCLILLIAYASLYPFEFQRAVVGPFDYLFAPLPRWMTTFDVVTNVLGYVPLGMLTVLALHPAWRGTRAVFAAFVLGTLLSGGMEALQTYLPTRVASNVDLATNALGALIGGALAVPLTSPLLDRGWLRHLRFAWFERHASVLLVLLALWPWAQAYPQQFLFGDGDLVRQIWLWQDPDITDLVLDWVPHLGQLQDYLSALDAVASHALWETVVTASGTILAGLLATLAMRRGAPRVPLLCAMFISAFAIKAAASAWQFSPAQAFDWVTTGAIYGLVVGTLVLTVAARGPRVLRGAVALAALIVLLVFVNLLPANPYYEAALQSWRQGRYVHFNVLARWLAWTWPYLVLIYLLAMFDPSHRGPARTTGKVG, via the coding sequence ATGCCCGAGCCGGACATCAAACCCTGGCAACGACGTGCCTCGCCGCTCACGCGTCAGGCGCTGCTTTGCCTGATCTTGCTCATCGCGTACGCGAGCCTGTATCCGTTCGAATTCCAGCGTGCGGTGGTCGGCCCGTTCGACTATCTGTTCGCGCCGTTGCCACGCTGGATGACGACGTTCGATGTCGTCACCAACGTGCTGGGCTATGTCCCGCTCGGCATGCTCACGGTGCTGGCGTTGCATCCGGCGTGGCGCGGCACGCGTGCGGTCTTCGCGGCGTTTGTGCTCGGCACACTGCTGTCAGGCGGCATGGAAGCCCTGCAAACGTATTTGCCCACGCGTGTGGCTTCGAACGTCGATCTCGCAACGAATGCGTTGGGCGCACTGATCGGGGGTGCGCTTGCAGTACCGCTCACGAGTCCGTTGCTTGATCGCGGCTGGCTGCGGCATCTGCGCTTTGCATGGTTTGAACGGCACGCGAGCGTGTTGCTCGTGTTGCTGGCCTTGTGGCCGTGGGCGCAGGCGTATCCGCAGCAGTTCCTCTTCGGCGACGGCGATCTGGTGCGTCAGATCTGGCTCTGGCAAGACCCGGATATCACCGATCTCGTTCTGGATTGGGTGCCGCATCTCGGTCAGTTGCAGGACTACCTCTCGGCCCTCGACGCCGTGGCGAGTCATGCGCTGTGGGAGACCGTGGTGACGGCCAGCGGCACCATTCTGGCCGGGCTGCTCGCGACGCTTGCCATGCGGCGCGGGGCACCGCGCGTGCCGTTGCTTTGCGCGATGTTCATCAGCGCGTTCGCCATCAAGGCCGCTGCCTCGGCGTGGCAGTTTTCGCCCGCACAGGCGTTCGACTGGGTGACGACCGGCGCGATCTATGGGCTCGTTGTCGGCACGCTCGTGCTGACGGTGGCGGCGCGCGGGCCGCGCGTGTTGCGCGGGGCCGTGGCGCTGGCGGCGCTGATCGTTCTGCTGGTTTTCGTGAACCTGTTGCCCGCTAACCCGTACTACGAGGCGGCGTTGCAGTCGTGGCGGCAGGGCCGCTATGTGCACTTCAACGTGTTGGCGCGCTGGCTCGCGTGGACGTGGCCGTATCTGGTGCTGATCTACCTGCTGGCGATGTTCGATCCGAGCCATCGCGGGCCGGCGCGCACCACCGGGAAGGTCGGTTAG
- a CDS encoding (2Fe-2S) ferredoxin domain-containing protein has product MATQAQYYQHHVFFCLNQREPGADRPSCANCNAQAMQEYAKKKVKQLGLAGPGKVRVNKAGCLDRCELGPVVVIYPEGTWYTYIDETDIDEIVEKHLAQGEIVERLLID; this is encoded by the coding sequence ATGGCCACCCAGGCGCAGTACTACCAACATCACGTCTTCTTTTGTCTGAATCAGCGCGAACCGGGCGCGGACCGGCCTTCTTGTGCGAATTGCAACGCTCAGGCGATGCAGGAATATGCCAAGAAGAAGGTCAAACAGCTCGGGCTGGCCGGCCCCGGCAAAGTGCGGGTGAACAAGGCAGGTTGCCTTGATCGCTGCGAACTCGGCCCGGTCGTCGTGATCTACCCCGAAGGCACTTGGTACACGTACATCGATGAGACCGATATCGACGAGATCGTCGAAAAGCATCTGGCGCAAGGCGAAATCGTCGAACGTCTGCTGATCGACTGA
- a CDS encoding alpha/beta hydrolase — MNAQTERFTIDGPVGAIEIAIDRPAGELRGITLVAHPHPLFGGTLDNKVAQTLARAFVQLGYAVVRPNFRGVGKSEGEHDKGIGERDDLLAVIDWMRQQPGWDTPPLALAGFSFGTFVLSHVAKTLAEAGTPAQRLVFVGTAASNWDVALVPADTLVIHGEVDDTVPLQSVLDWARPQTLPVVVIPGGEHFFHGLLPLLKQIVVDAWRY, encoded by the coding sequence ATGAACGCTCAAACCGAACGCTTTACCATCGACGGCCCGGTCGGGGCCATTGAAATCGCCATCGACCGTCCGGCGGGCGAATTGCGCGGCATCACGCTGGTGGCGCATCCGCACCCGCTCTTCGGCGGCACGCTCGACAACAAGGTTGCGCAGACGCTCGCGCGCGCCTTCGTGCAACTCGGCTACGCCGTCGTGCGTCCGAATTTTCGCGGCGTCGGCAAGTCGGAAGGCGAGCACGACAAGGGCATTGGCGAGCGCGACGACTTGCTGGCCGTCATCGACTGGATGCGCCAGCAGCCGGGCTGGGATACGCCCCCGCTGGCGCTGGCGGGCTTCTCGTTCGGCACGTTCGTGCTCTCGCACGTAGCCAAAACGCTGGCCGAAGCCGGTACCCCCGCGCAACGTCTCGTGTTCGTCGGCACGGCCGCGAGCAACTGGGATGTCGCACTCGTGCCAGCCGACACGCTCGTCATTCACGGCGAAGTGGACGACACGGTACCCCTTCAGTCGGTACTCGACTGGGCGCGTCCGCAAACCCTGCCCGTGGTGGTCATTCCGGGCGGTGAGCACTTCTTCCACGGCCTGCTGCCGCTACTCAAGCAGATCGTGGTCGATGCGTGGCGCTATTGA